The Ahaetulla prasina isolate Xishuangbanna chromosome 3, ASM2864084v1, whole genome shotgun sequence genome window below encodes:
- the LOC131195127 gene encoding lymphocyte antigen 6E-like: MLRVNRRSNMKKAEVLVVIFGVLVMGTPIADSIICFTCKEQISNWKCQDTTICSEQEKRCVTLGMVSGTGNDSKVLITKMCAEKCPSEKDYPEKALSSLFCCDCSWCNILPPK; encoded by the exons ATGCTCAGAGTAAATCGGAGAAGCAACATGAAGAAAGCAGAGGTCCTGGTTGTCATTTTCGGTGTGCTGGTCATGGGCACACCAATAG CTGATTCCATCATTTGTTTCACGTGCAAAGAGCAGATCTCAAACTGGAAATGCCAGGACACGACCATCTGTTCTGAGCAGGAGAAACGGTGTGTAACGCTTGGCATGGTGTCAGGAACAG GTAATGACTCCAAGGTGCTAATCACAAAGATGTGCGCCGAGAAGTGTCCCTCTGAAAAAGATTATCCGGAGAAGGCCCTCAGTTCTCTTTTTTGCTGTGATTGTTCTTGGTGTAATATACTACCTCCAAAATAA